The following coding sequences are from one Methanohalophilus halophilus window:
- a CDS encoding RNA methyltransferase produces the protein MSPQIRIVLVEPLYQGNVGSVTRSMENFGFDDLVLVNPCKLEGQARAMSCHARDLLESSQKVATLEEAIEGTDIVIATSGIAGIKTDQHIRMPAYTPSEIRNKFRESKGKIAFLFGREDNGFTREELKRCDMIMTIPTSEKYPIMNISHAATVTMYEMSNMEIGERPIADGFDLQLLYDHFEQVLADIKHPTHKMEKTSIMLKRIFGRAELTPREVQTLRGVLRDIQRQKK, from the coding sequence ATGTCACCGCAGATTAGAATCGTACTTGTAGAACCTCTATACCAGGGAAATGTAGGTTCGGTTACACGTTCAATGGAAAACTTCGGATTTGATGATCTGGTTCTTGTAAATCCCTGTAAGCTCGAAGGACAGGCAAGAGCAATGTCATGCCATGCACGTGATTTACTGGAAAGTTCCCAAAAAGTAGCCACATTAGAAGAGGCTATTGAAGGTACAGATATAGTAATTGCCACATCGGGAATTGCAGGTATAAAAACCGACCAGCACATACGCATGCCGGCATACACCCCCTCGGAGATCAGAAATAAATTCAGGGAAAGTAAGGGAAAGATTGCCTTCCTTTTCGGAAGAGAGGATAATGGATTTACCCGGGAAGAACTCAAAAGATGCGATATGATAATGACGATTCCGACATCAGAAAAATATCCCATAATGAACATCTCTCATGCAGCAACAGTTACAATGTATGAGATGAGCAATATGGAAATCGGCGAGAGACCGATTGCTGATGGTTTTGATCTTCAATTGTTATATGATCATTTTGAACAGGTGCTTGCAGATATAAAACACCCAACACATAAGATGGAAAAAACGTCAATTATGCTGAAAAGGATATTTGGACGTGCAGAACTGACACCCCGGGAAGTACAGACACTAAGAGGTGTACTCAGGGATATACAACGACAAAAGAAATGA
- a CDS encoding nitrite/sulfite reductase domain-containing protein, translated as MSKDILEKGAILQRDRETFAIAPQTPGGLVSADMLRKIADTADKYDAAAIKLTSAQRVCIVGLKEDDIDNAWDDLGMKPAAAIGPCVRSIKICPGTTFCKRGQQDAVTLGLELDEKYHGMQLPSKFKIAVSGCMNSCSEPAVRDIGIMGTPKGYTLMVGGNAGIRPRLGDVIADELNDDEVKELVDKIVSFYKTHTKKHRIGRMIDDMGIENFKREIGM; from the coding sequence ATGTCAAAAGATATTCTTGAAAAGGGTGCCATTCTCCAGAGGGATCGTGAAACATTCGCTATTGCCCCCCAAACACCGGGAGGCCTTGTGTCAGCTGATATGTTGCGTAAGATTGCGGACACTGCAGATAAATATGATGCAGCTGCCATTAAACTGACATCGGCTCAACGTGTCTGTATTGTAGGTCTCAAGGAAGACGATATAGACAATGCCTGGGATGACCTGGGTATGAAACCAGCTGCTGCAATCGGTCCATGTGTGAGAAGTATTAAGATATGTCCGGGTACCACTTTCTGTAAACGTGGTCAGCAGGATGCTGTAACCCTCGGTCTTGAACTGGATGAGAAATATCACGGAATGCAACTTCCTTCCAAATTCAAAATAGCGGTTTCAGGCTGCATGAATTCATGTTCCGAACCTGCTGTCAGGGATATAGGTATCATGGGTACCCCCAAAGGCTATACCTTGATGGTCGGGGGTAATGCAGGTATTCGTCCGAGACTTGGTGATGTGATAGCTGATGAACTGAATGATGATGAAGTCAAAGAACTCGTTGATAAAATTGTCAGCTTTTACAAGACCCACACAAAAAAGCACAGGATTGGCCGCATGATCGACGATATGGGTATTGAAAATTTCAAAAGGGAAATAGGCATGTAA
- the oadA gene encoding sodium-extruding oxaloacetate decarboxylase subunit alpha, translated as MKVKITETILRDAHQSLLATRMRTRSMLPIIEELDEVGYYSLEMWGGATFDSCIRYLNEDPWERLREIKNHMNNTYAQMLLRGQNLVGYRHYSDDVVEKFVTKAYENGIDIFRIFDAVNDIRNMEKSITVAKGLGAHVQGTICYTTSPVHTVEKYVDFANELAAMDCDSICIKDMAGLLAPNEAKELVTSLKKEVGLPVDLHCHCTSGMAPMTYMAACDAGVDILDTALSPFAWGTSQPPTESVVAALKGTPYDTGLDLGQLAEVSRYFKEIKSKYSGVINPISEQIDTNVLLYQIPGGMLSNLVSQLKEQNALDRYDDVLEEMPKVRAELGYPPLVTPTSQIVGSQAVLNVLMGERYKVIPREVKDYVRGLYGRSPSPISDDIITMIIGEEDPIDVRPADLLEPEYDKRKKEAEEMGIVKKEEDILTYILYPSIAPKFLLGEAKEEKLAPAKQTASPPLSQVSIPTRFKVEVDNEVFDVQVEPMDGSVVAVEESSPKTPSASASSPGAVTCHMQGMVLSVDVNVGDNVEEGDKIGVIEAMKMENAINSPHGGVVKEILVAVGDAVATDDVIMIIE; from the coding sequence ATGAAAGTTAAAATAACGGAAACAATTCTGAGGGATGCGCACCAGTCGCTTCTTGCGACGAGGATGCGCACGAGGAGTATGTTGCCTATTATTGAAGAACTGGACGAGGTTGGATATTACTCTCTCGAGATGTGGGGAGGGGCAACCTTTGATTCCTGCATCAGGTACCTCAATGAAGACCCCTGGGAAAGGCTGCGTGAAATTAAAAACCATATGAATAACACATATGCCCAGATGCTTCTGAGAGGACAGAATCTTGTCGGATACAGGCATTATTCCGATGATGTGGTCGAAAAGTTTGTTACCAAGGCCTATGAAAACGGTATTGATATCTTCCGTATATTCGATGCTGTCAATGATATACGTAATATGGAAAAGTCAATTACCGTTGCAAAAGGGTTGGGGGCCCATGTACAGGGTACAATCTGTTACACCACAAGCCCGGTTCACACCGTTGAAAAATATGTGGATTTTGCTAATGAGCTGGCTGCTATGGATTGTGATTCTATTTGTATCAAAGACATGGCAGGGCTTCTGGCACCAAATGAGGCCAAAGAACTGGTAACTTCTCTAAAAAAGGAAGTTGGACTGCCTGTAGATCTCCACTGTCACTGTACTTCTGGTATGGCTCCTATGACTTATATGGCGGCATGTGATGCAGGTGTAGATATATTGGATACTGCACTGTCTCCCTTTGCCTGGGGTACTTCCCAGCCTCCCACTGAATCCGTGGTAGCTGCACTGAAAGGAACACCTTATGATACAGGTCTGGATCTTGGGCAACTTGCTGAAGTAAGCCGTTATTTCAAGGAAATCAAATCCAAATACAGTGGGGTAATCAATCCGATATCTGAGCAGATTGATACCAATGTACTTTTGTATCAGATTCCGGGGGGTATGCTTTCCAACCTTGTATCCCAGTTAAAGGAGCAGAACGCCCTTGACAGGTATGATGATGTACTGGAAGAGATGCCAAAAGTCAGGGCCGAACTTGGATATCCGCCTCTTGTAACACCTACAAGCCAGATTGTGGGCTCACAGGCTGTACTTAATGTTCTCATGGGTGAACGGTACAAAGTTATTCCCAGGGAAGTCAAAGATTACGTAAGAGGTCTTTATGGCCGTTCACCATCACCTATCAGCGATGATATTATTACCATGATCATTGGTGAAGAAGATCCAATCGATGTAAGGCCGGCCGATCTGCTTGAACCTGAGTATGATAAAAGGAAAAAAGAAGCTGAAGAAATGGGTATTGTCAAAAAGGAAGAAGACATATTGACTTATATCCTGTATCCTTCAATCGCTCCGAAATTCTTGCTTGGGGAGGCCAAGGAAGAAAAACTTGCACCTGCCAAACAAACTGCATCACCACCTCTGTCTCAGGTTTCCATACCTACCAGATTCAAGGTGGAAGTGGATAATGAAGTCTTTGATGTACAGGTAGAACCAATGGATGGTAGTGTTGTTGCAGTCGAGGAAAGCAGCCCAAAGACTCCTTCTGCTTCAGCATCTTCTCCTGGTGCTGTAACCTGTCATATGCAGGGTATGGTTCTCTCAGTTGACGTCAACGTTGGAGATAATGTTGAAGAGGGGGATAAGATTGGTGTCATTGAAGCAATGAAAATGGAAAATGCCATCAATTCACCGCATGGCGGTGTGGTCAAGGAAATCCTTGTTGCTGTAGGTGATGCAGTAGCAACGGATGATGTGATTATGATCATTGAGTGA
- a CDS encoding biotin--[acetyl-CoA-carboxylase] ligase: protein MENKKIELIRLLSQTEGKPISGEQIGRKLEISRTMVWKYIQSLQSQGYSIISSPGKGYILNSVPDSLLPELVQAGLTTDILGTDIRHFMELESTNDYAKTIARDAHEGTVVVAEAQKKGRGRKGFDWVSPQGGVWISIILKPSIVPANASRLTLVGGLAVVDSLKSIGLNPSLKWPNDVLVNGKKICGILTEMEAEIDRVEYIVLGLGINLNFNTDTLPEEIRDGSTTISDELGTYVDRLDFVRSLLYNLEQYYIHFKTQPFEELMERWIDSSDTIGRNVRIVTPSKMVDGRAIGITLSGGLLLQKHDGSTEEIMSGRCIYI, encoded by the coding sequence GTGGAGAATAAAAAGATTGAATTGATACGTCTTCTTTCTCAGACAGAGGGCAAGCCTATTTCCGGGGAACAGATTGGCAGGAAACTGGAAATTTCCAGGACAATGGTCTGGAAATACATTCAGTCGCTTCAAAGCCAGGGTTATTCAATCATCTCATCCCCTGGTAAAGGCTATATTTTAAACTCGGTTCCCGATTCTCTTTTGCCAGAACTTGTGCAAGCAGGTCTTACAACAGATATTTTAGGTACGGACATCCGGCATTTTATGGAACTTGAGTCCACAAACGATTATGCAAAAACAATTGCAAGAGATGCACACGAAGGTACCGTTGTGGTTGCAGAAGCCCAGAAAAAGGGACGTGGGAGAAAAGGGTTTGATTGGGTATCTCCTCAAGGGGGGGTATGGATATCTATAATTCTTAAACCATCCATAGTTCCTGCTAATGCTTCAAGACTGACTCTTGTGGGCGGACTTGCTGTAGTTGATTCTCTGAAATCAATTGGCCTTAATCCGTCTCTGAAATGGCCAAACGATGTGCTTGTCAACGGCAAAAAAATCTGTGGAATTCTTACCGAAATGGAAGCTGAAATAGATCGGGTTGAATATATTGTCCTGGGACTGGGAATTAACTTAAATTTTAATACTGATACGTTGCCGGAGGAAATCCGGGATGGCTCCACAACCATAAGTGATGAGCTTGGTACCTATGTGGATAGGCTTGATTTTGTCCGCTCTTTACTTTATAATCTGGAACAGTATTATATACATTTCAAGACACAACCCTTTGAGGAATTAATGGAAAGATGGATAGATTCTTCAGATACTATTGGTAGAAACGTACGCATTGTCACTCCTTCTAAAATGGTTGATGGCAGGGCAATTGGGATAACCCTCTCCGGGGGTTTGCTTTTGCAGAAACATGATGGTTCAACCGAAGAAATTATGTCTGGCCGCTGCATCTACATCTGA
- a CDS encoding coiled-coil protein: MKDVSSMTERELKDTVNNYRKEISQHEKSLKGVFEELKLHKTNIDELKEKRNELNAKVRELAKEAREEKTQRDEINKKIADLKSRRNEVAGERNKVVKDINDLKKKRDQYNEQSKGSLETLSKAYAEDLDKFLNADIPLKHEQDLFEKLNELEKRLEAAKAANHFHNQVINIYENTRDIGDEERDVSKEIKQLAEKSQQHHLNMIELYKQVDEIRKEADKFHSQIKETYQVIAPTREKIDPLKTKISNLRDELSIYLDKLNDIQTHKEEQKKSNQHVAAKEKFEKTGKLSLEELRVLMDKGDIKL, from the coding sequence ATGAAAGATGTATCTTCAATGACAGAACGCGAACTCAAAGATACTGTAAATAATTACAGGAAAGAGATATCCCAGCATGAAAAGAGCTTAAAAGGAGTTTTCGAAGAACTCAAACTTCACAAAACTAATATTGATGAACTCAAAGAGAAAAGGAATGAGCTCAATGCAAAAGTCAGGGAACTTGCAAAAGAGGCACGGGAAGAAAAAACGCAACGTGATGAAATCAACAAGAAGATAGCTGATTTGAAATCCCGAAGGAATGAAGTTGCTGGTGAAAGAAACAAGGTCGTAAAAGACATAAATGATCTCAAGAAAAAGCGTGATCAATATAACGAACAATCAAAGGGGAGTTTGGAAACCCTTTCTAAAGCCTATGCCGAAGACCTTGATAAATTCCTTAACGCTGACATCCCCTTGAAGCACGAGCAGGATCTTTTTGAAAAACTCAACGAACTGGAAAAGCGCCTTGAAGCAGCAAAAGCTGCCAATCATTTCCACAACCAGGTCATCAATATTTATGAAAATACCAGGGACATTGGTGACGAGGAAAGAGATGTTTCAAAGGAAATAAAGCAACTTGCAGAAAAATCCCAGCAACATCATTTGAATATGATAGAGCTATATAAGCAGGTCGATGAGATCCGCAAGGAAGCGGATAAATTCCATTCACAGATTAAAGAAACCTACCAGGTAATTGCTCCTACTCGTGAAAAGATAGATCCTCTCAAAACAAAAATATCTAATTTGAGGGATGAACTGAGCATCTATCTTGATAAATTGAATGATATACAAACTCATAAGGAAGAACAAAAAAAGAGTAATCAGCATGTCGCCGCAAAAGAAAAGTTTGAAAAGACCGGCAAACTCAGTCTTGAGGAACTGAGAGTCCTTATGGATAAAGGAGATATCAAACTCTAA
- a CDS encoding DUF424 domain-containing protein: MYLKEHRAGDRLIVAACDQELIGQKLKHGNVVVEMTESFYKGDIVTEKQVQSALGRATSANLFGKKTIECALECGMIDPESIITINGVPHAQLYRL; the protein is encoded by the coding sequence ATGTACCTCAAAGAACATCGGGCCGGAGACAGACTGATTGTTGCTGCTTGCGACCAGGAGTTAATCGGGCAGAAATTAAAACACGGGAATGTTGTTGTCGAAATGACGGAAAGTTTCTATAAGGGGGACATAGTAACTGAAAAACAAGTGCAATCCGCTCTTGGAAGGGCAACCAGTGCTAATCTGTTTGGGAAGAAAACAATTGAATGTGCCCTGGAATGCGGGATGATCGATCCTGAATCAATAATTACTATTAATGGCGTGCCACATGCGCAATTATACAGGTTATAA
- a CDS encoding ferritin-like domain-containing protein, whose product MSLEKILKDTFKGETTEVGWYFAMSKLAEREGYPEVAVYLRQIAMDEAWHAAETAEILGLIKDTTIENIKMMLEGETMAEGEKGDAAKIARDEGNVQAALFFEKASLDEARHKEGLKGLLKRLEKEC is encoded by the coding sequence ATGAGTCTTGAAAAAATATTGAAAGATACTTTCAAAGGGGAAACGACAGAAGTTGGATGGTACTTTGCCATGTCAAAATTGGCAGAGAGGGAAGGCTATCCTGAAGTTGCAGTTTACTTGCGCCAGATTGCAATGGATGAGGCCTGGCATGCCGCAGAGACTGCGGAGATTCTTGGATTGATCAAAGATACCACAATTGAGAACATCAAGATGATGCTTGAAGGCGAAACCATGGCAGAAGGCGAAAAGGGTGATGCTGCTAAAATTGCCAGGGATGAAGGTAATGTACAGGCAGCTCTTTTCTTTGAGAAAGCTTCCTTGGATGAGGCAAGGCATAAAGAAGGTCTCAAAGGTCTGCTGAAAAGACTGGAAAAAGAGTGCTAA
- a CDS encoding minichromosome maintenance protein MCM, which yields MTEEKWENKFRDFLKRYCWHDILKLANEYPELRSIEVNFTDLEQFDRELSEELLQTPDEVIPSAEEALKQIELPVEKQLHDAHIQFTSIPNKVTIRDLRSNHLLKFIAVEGMIRKATEVRPKITNAAFYCMRCETVNYVPQSGPKFVEPGECEEESCGKRGPFKLLIDKSNFIDAQKLQVQESPESLKGGSQPQSIDVDAEDELAGIVKPGDRVVVNGILRSHQRTTREGKSTFYDLVLHCNSIEYLDQEFDELDISPEEEDEIIELSNDPQIYNKIIKSIAPSIYGYENIKEALTLQLFSGVPKSLPDGGRVRGDIHLLLVGDPGIAKSQLLRYMVKLSPRGVFASGKSASSSGLTAAAVKDDLGDGRWTLEAGALVMADMGVAAVDEMDKMSREDKSALHEAMEQQTISVAKAGILATLKSRCALLGAANPKYGRFDRYEGLAEQINMPPALISRFDLIFILLDVPDSKMDANIANHILKSHYAGELYEQWDKLSTSTITQEKVASHQKVILPEIETELLRKYVAYARRMVYPIMEEEARQHLVNFYLDLRKMGENKDSPVPVTARQLEALVRLAESSARIRLSNTVTLEDAKRTTKISLACMKQVGVDPDTGALDVDVIASGTSKSQRDKIHILQDIIKHVSQKHAGGKAPLDEVYEEASSENIDREHAEDLIQKMKRTGDLLAPDKKHIRLV from the coding sequence ATGACGGAAGAAAAATGGGAAAATAAATTCCGGGATTTTCTTAAACGATATTGCTGGCATGATATACTTAAACTTGCCAACGAATACCCGGAATTACGTAGTATAGAAGTAAATTTTACAGATCTGGAACAATTCGACAGGGAACTTTCCGAAGAATTATTACAAACGCCGGATGAGGTTATCCCCTCGGCTGAAGAAGCTCTTAAACAAATTGAGCTCCCTGTTGAAAAACAACTGCATGATGCACACATCCAGTTTACCAGTATTCCAAACAAGGTCACGATACGTGACCTCAGGAGCAATCATCTTCTCAAGTTCATTGCAGTTGAAGGAATGATCCGTAAGGCAACCGAAGTACGTCCAAAGATTACCAATGCGGCATTTTACTGTATGCGTTGTGAAACAGTAAATTATGTACCCCAGAGCGGGCCAAAATTCGTGGAACCCGGCGAATGTGAAGAAGAGAGTTGCGGCAAAAGAGGGCCATTCAAACTTCTCATTGATAAATCCAATTTCATCGATGCCCAGAAGCTCCAGGTACAGGAATCTCCCGAAAGTCTCAAGGGAGGAAGTCAGCCCCAGAGTATTGATGTCGATGCCGAAGATGAGCTGGCCGGCATTGTGAAACCAGGTGACCGTGTAGTAGTAAACGGCATCCTCAGATCCCACCAACGAACCACACGCGAAGGTAAATCCACATTCTACGATCTTGTCTTACACTGCAATTCCATAGAATATCTGGATCAGGAATTTGATGAGCTGGACATATCTCCGGAAGAAGAAGACGAAATAATAGAACTTAGCAATGATCCACAGATATATAATAAAATTATAAAATCAATAGCCCCTTCAATTTATGGTTATGAGAATATCAAAGAAGCACTAACTTTGCAATTATTCTCAGGAGTCCCAAAATCCCTGCCTGACGGAGGACGTGTCAGAGGAGATATCCACCTGTTGCTTGTAGGAGATCCCGGTATTGCGAAAAGCCAGTTACTCAGATACATGGTGAAATTATCCCCAAGAGGCGTGTTTGCTTCAGGGAAGAGTGCCTCATCAAGTGGGCTGACCGCAGCAGCGGTAAAGGATGATCTGGGAGACGGGCGCTGGACACTGGAAGCCGGTGCCCTGGTCATGGCAGACATGGGAGTTGCGGCAGTGGACGAAATGGACAAGATGAGCAGGGAGGACAAAAGTGCACTCCACGAGGCAATGGAACAACAGACGATCTCTGTAGCAAAAGCTGGAATTCTGGCAACACTTAAATCCCGTTGTGCCCTTCTGGGAGCGGCAAACCCTAAATACGGAAGGTTTGACAGATACGAAGGACTTGCAGAACAGATCAATATGCCCCCCGCCCTCATATCCAGATTTGATCTGATTTTCATCCTGCTTGATGTACCTGATTCAAAAATGGATGCTAATATCGCAAACCATATTCTGAAATCCCATTATGCGGGAGAACTTTATGAACAATGGGACAAATTATCCACCTCCACAATAACACAGGAAAAAGTTGCCTCTCACCAGAAAGTAATCCTACCTGAAATCGAGACGGAATTATTACGCAAATACGTCGCCTATGCACGCAGGATGGTCTACCCCATTATGGAAGAAGAAGCCAGACAACACCTGGTCAATTTCTATCTAGATCTACGTAAGATGGGAGAAAACAAAGATTCACCGGTACCTGTCACTGCAAGGCAGCTGGAAGCACTGGTCAGGCTTGCTGAATCCAGTGCTCGGATAAGGCTTAGCAACACTGTGACTCTTGAAGATGCAAAACGTACCACTAAAATTTCTCTTGCGTGTATGAAACAAGTTGGTGTTGATCCTGACACCGGAGCTCTTGATGTGGATGTCATAGCATCAGGGACGAGTAAAAGCCAGCGTGACAAAATACACATACTCCAGGATATTATAAAGCATGTAAGTCAGAAACATGCCGGTGGTAAAGCACCTTTAGATGAAGTCTATGAAGAAGCCTCATCTGAAAATATAGATAGGGAACATGCAGAGGACCTTATTCAGAAAATGAAACGAACAGGTGATTTGCTGGCACCTGATAAAAAACATATAAGACTGGTATGA
- a CDS encoding acetyl-CoA carboxylase biotin carboxylase subunit has product MFKKILIANRGEIAIRVMRACKELDVSTVAVYSEADSNALFAKYADEAYCIGPPPSSKSYLNIDAIIDVAKKAGAEAIHPGYGFLSENAKFASACEKAGIKFIGPSSEVIEKMGSKITARSAMIEAGVPVVPGDGRAVEDDATAIEIGESIGYPLMVKASAGGGGIGMKVVYTPEELTRALSSIRNVAASTFGDSTVFIEKYLEEPRHIEIQILADSHGNCLYLGDRECSIQRRHQKLIEEAPSPIMTPELLKDMGEAAVKAAKTIGYVNAGTVEFLYSKGDYYFLEVNTRLQVEHGVTELVTGIDIVKQQLRVACDKKLPFTQDDIEIRGSAIECRINAEDPLNDFAPSPGKIRRYRSAGGPGVRVDSGVHMGYVIPPFYDSMISKLCVWGSDREEAIARMKRALYEYVVVGVKTNIPFHRTVLSIDAFVKGDLTTHFIDDHNVLSALEKVAVSDSERCATLSSALEDRNKKIAAISTAVGSYINAAKRHDMKGSDE; this is encoded by the coding sequence ATGTTTAAGAAAATACTGATTGCAAACCGAGGTGAGATCGCGATCAGGGTAATGAGGGCCTGCAAAGAGCTTGATGTGTCCACGGTTGCGGTGTATTCCGAAGCCGACAGCAATGCCCTTTTTGCCAAATATGCGGACGAGGCGTACTGTATAGGTCCACCTCCTTCTTCCAAAAGTTATCTGAATATAGATGCAATTATCGATGTGGCCAAAAAAGCCGGTGCAGAAGCAATTCATCCGGGATATGGTTTCCTTTCGGAGAATGCGAAATTTGCCAGTGCCTGTGAAAAAGCAGGCATTAAGTTTATAGGTCCCTCGAGTGAAGTTATAGAAAAGATGGGTAGTAAGATTACTGCCCGTTCGGCAATGATAGAGGCCGGTGTACCGGTGGTTCCAGGCGATGGTAGGGCTGTTGAGGATGATGCCACGGCAATTGAAATAGGTGAATCCATCGGGTATCCTTTGATGGTAAAAGCTTCTGCCGGTGGTGGTGGTATAGGCATGAAAGTTGTTTATACTCCAGAAGAGCTGACCCGGGCACTTTCCTCCATACGTAATGTTGCAGCTTCTACATTTGGTGATTCAACCGTCTTCATTGAAAAATATCTTGAAGAACCACGCCACATAGAGATACAGATATTGGCTGACTCTCATGGCAATTGTCTCTATCTCGGTGACCGTGAATGTTCCATTCAGAGAAGACACCAGAAACTGATTGAAGAGGCTCCCTCTCCTATAATGACTCCTGAACTTCTCAAGGATATGGGTGAGGCTGCTGTCAAAGCCGCCAAAACAATTGGATATGTAAATGCCGGTACTGTTGAATTCCTGTATTCAAAGGGTGATTATTATTTCCTTGAAGTAAACACACGGTTGCAGGTAGAACATGGAGTTACGGAACTTGTTACTGGCATCGATATCGTGAAGCAGCAATTGCGTGTTGCCTGTGATAAAAAATTACCCTTTACACAGGATGATATTGAGATCAGAGGCTCGGCTATTGAATGCCGTATCAATGCCGAAGATCCTTTGAATGATTTCGCCCCATCACCCGGTAAGATACGCAGGTATCGTTCGGCAGGTGGCCCTGGTGTGAGGGTGGACAGTGGTGTCCATATGGGTTATGTAATTCCTCCCTTTTATGATTCAATGATCTCCAAACTCTGTGTATGGGGAAGTGATCGTGAGGAAGCCATTGCGCGTATGAAAAGAGCCCTCTATGAGTATGTGGTTGTAGGAGTTAAAACCAACATTCCCTTCCACAGAACGGTTTTGTCCATTGATGCATTTGTAAAAGGGGATCTAACAACACACTTTATTGATGACCACAATGTGCTTTCAGCTTTAGAGAAGGTTGCTGTATCTGATAGTGAGAGATGTGCAACCCTTTCTTCTGCTCTTGAGGACCGCAATAAGAAGATTGCTGCGATCAGTACTGCAGTTGGTTCGTATATTAATGCTGCAAAAAGGCATGATATGAAAGGCTCAGATGAGTAA
- a CDS encoding S-layer protein domain-containing protein — protein sequence MGTAGDSEVILNGTSVYVKAGDTFDFEQDYSLHVKYVNPESERVWVSLSLNGESVADSILGRDEVFTYSSNSSPIFNITMDRIYYGSSGELVTFEPVYQYVDQRYPYNPDDETLQNKVPNTSENESQRQGVPFLNPTLLVIFALLLPYVYEHR from the coding sequence GTGGGAACTGCCGGGGATTCGGAAGTAATCCTCAATGGGACTTCCGTGTATGTCAAAGCTGGGGATACTTTCGATTTTGAGCAGGATTATTCTCTGCATGTCAAGTATGTCAATCCTGAAAGTGAAAGGGTATGGGTGTCCCTTTCACTGAATGGTGAAAGTGTGGCGGATTCCATTCTGGGTAGGGATGAGGTATTTACCTACTCCAGTAATTCATCACCGATATTCAATATTACAATGGATAGGATATATTATGGTTCCAGTGGTGAGCTGGTAACCTTTGAGCCGGTTTATCAATATGTAGACCAAAGGTATCCTTATAATCCGGATGATGAAACGCTGCAGAATAAAGTGCCAAATACATCTGAAAATGAATCTCAAAGACAGGGAGTGCCTTTTTTAAACCCGACACTCCTGGTTATATTTGCACTTCTGTTACCCTATGTTTATGAACACAGGTAA